One Thermodesulfobacteriota bacterium DNA window includes the following coding sequences:
- a CDS encoding type IV pilus twitching motility protein PilT — translation MAKIDAFFKLMNEQGASDLHMVSGSQPILRIRGDMERVKYKLLENDELKAMLYEIAPEEKVKLFEETGDVDFGYEIPGLARYRANFFQQKYGIGAVFREIPSEVLTAEQLGLPPVITKLALLPKGLVLVTGPTGSGKSTTLAAIIDYANKNRKDHIITVEDPIEFVHKSQSCIVNHREVGSHTKSFSAALRGALREDPDIILVGEMRDLETIALAIEAAATGHLVFGTLHTTSAAKTVDRVIEVFPANQQDQIRSTLADGIKAVIAQTLFKRIDKKGRCAALEILICTAAVRNLIREGKTFQIPSAIQTGKKYGMQTLDDAIMQYLQKGWISPDEAYNKCIDKTKFLPLLKTTPDDFTDV, via the coding sequence ATGGCAAAGATAGATGCCTTTTTTAAGCTGATGAATGAACAGGGGGCTTCTGATTTACATATGGTATCCGGCTCCCAGCCCATACTCCGTATCAGAGGCGATATGGAAAGGGTAAAATATAAGTTGCTTGAGAATGATGAGCTAAAGGCTATGCTTTATGAAATAGCTCCTGAAGAGAAGGTAAAGCTCTTCGAAGAAACAGGAGATGTAGACTTCGGGTATGAAATTCCCGGTTTGGCTCGATATAGGGCCAATTTCTTCCAGCAAAAATACGGAATCGGGGCCGTTTTCAGAGAAATCCCTAGTGAGGTATTAACAGCAGAACAACTCGGTCTTCCACCTGTAATTACCAAGCTTGCCTTGCTTCCTAAAGGCCTGGTTTTGGTAACAGGGCCAACAGGAAGCGGTAAATCCACAACGCTGGCTGCCATAATAGACTATGCAAACAAAAACAGAAAAGACCATATTATTACCGTGGAGGATCCCATTGAATTTGTCCATAAAAGCCAGAGTTGCATAGTAAATCACAGGGAAGTAGGATCTCATACAAAATCATTTTCAGCGGCTTTGAGAGGGGCGTTACGAGAAGACCCCGATATAATCCTGGTGGGGGAAATGAGGGATCTGGAAACTATAGCGCTGGCGATAGAGGCTGCCGCTACCGGACATCTGGTATTCGGCACCCTTCATACTACCAGTGCTGCTAAAACAGTTGACAGGGTTATAGAGGTTTTCCCGGCTAATCAGCAAGACCAGATCAGGTCTACTTTAGCAGACGGGATTAAGGCTGTAATAGCTCAGACCTTATTCAAGAGGATAGACAAAAAGGGAAGATGTGCTGCCCTTGAAATACTCATCTGTACCGCAGCCGTTCGTAATCTAATCAGGGAAGGAAAAACTTTTCAGATACCCTCTGCAATTCAAACAGGCAAGAAATATGGTATGCAGACCCTGGACGATGCCATTATGCAATATTTGCAAAAAGGATGGATATCCCCTGACGAGGCATACAACAAATGCATTGACAAGACTAAATTTCTACCCTTATTGAAAACCACCCCTGATGATTTCACAGATGTCTGA
- a CDS encoding enoyl-CoA hydratase/isomerase family protein produces MEVQEKEFGTVKIVRKEGFAKVILNRPEKLNALSPELIHDFIAAWAEVKDDDTVRALIITGAGQSFSAGGDVVKDINPLREMGVTEYHKYFSVADEMYRGIIDVEKPVIAAINGYAVGAGLDLALSCDIRIAAEDAKMAEFFVRMGITPELGIYMLPRLVGLGWAKLICLTGDIIDAAQAEKIGLVEKVVPPKELIPAAEELAKKLANGPVAIGTIKKAINESLKMTLESSLDYISRLQYQLCHTEDHKEAVTSWLEKRKPVFKGK; encoded by the coding sequence ATGGAAGTTCAGGAAAAAGAATTTGGAACAGTTAAGATAGTCAGAAAAGAGGGTTTTGCCAAGGTAATCTTGAACCGGCCAGAAAAGCTAAATGCCTTGAGCCCAGAACTTATACATGACTTTATAGCAGCCTGGGCTGAAGTAAAGGATGATGATACAGTAAGAGCATTAATTATTACGGGAGCCGGCCAGTCCTTTAGTGCTGGCGGTGATGTGGTAAAGGATATAAACCCATTAAGAGAAATGGGTGTTACAGAGTACCATAAGTATTTTAGTGTGGCAGACGAGATGTACCGGGGGATAATTGATGTGGAAAAACCTGTAATAGCTGCCATAAACGGATATGCAGTAGGAGCTGGTCTTGACCTCGCCCTCTCGTGTGACATAAGGATTGCTGCAGAGGATGCAAAGATGGCAGAGTTTTTCGTTAGAATGGGTATAACTCCGGAGCTGGGAATCTATATGTTGCCTAGGCTGGTTGGATTGGGGTGGGCAAAACTGATTTGTCTTACCGGAGACATCATAGATGCAGCCCAGGCAGAGAAGATAGGCTTGGTTGAGAAAGTTGTGCCACCAAAGGAATTGATACCTGCTGCTGAAGAATTAGCAAAAAAGCTTGCAAACGGCCCAGTGGCCATAGGGACCATTAAAAAGGCAATCAACGAGTCCTTAAAGATGACCCTTGAATCTTCCCTGGATTATATATCGAGGCTACAGTATCAGTTATGTCATACTGAGGACCATAAAGAGGCTGTTACCTCATGGTTAGAGAAGAGAAAACCGGTCTTTAAGGGGAAATAA
- the hemL gene encoding glutamate-1-semialdehyde 2,1-aminomutase, translated as MNTKTSEYLFKEAQRYIPGGVNSPVRAYKAVDGSPLFIEKAKGSKIYDADGNEYIDYVGSWGPMIVGHAHPNVISALKKAMENGTSFGAPTGLEVELARMIVDAVPSIELVRMVSSGTEATMSAIRLARGYTNRDKIIKFEGCYHGHVDSLLVKAGSGATTLGIPDSPGVPWDFAKNTLTLTFNDLEPVKEVTEKDGENIAAIIVEPIPGNMGVIQPKAGFLEGLRKLCDQHGIVLIFDEVITGFRVSFGGAQELYSVFPDLTCLGKIVGGGLPVGAFGGKKEIMEKISPLGPVYQAGTLSGNPLAMTAGVETLKILSQEGVYEILDEKAKILTGGIENAAKKMGIPVFSTRIGSMSTLFFSDREVTDYSSAKTSDTKRFARYFSAMLEQGIYLAPSQFEASFVSLAHTDEDIEKTIEVARKCLSFISP; from the coding sequence GTGAATACAAAAACCTCTGAATATCTTTTTAAAGAAGCCCAGAGATACATACCAGGCGGGGTAAATAGCCCTGTCAGGGCATACAAGGCTGTAGACGGCAGCCCCCTCTTTATAGAGAAGGCTAAAGGGTCTAAGATCTACGATGCGGATGGCAACGAGTATATAGACTATGTAGGATCCTGGGGGCCAATGATTGTAGGGCACGCCCATCCTAATGTTATCTCTGCTTTAAAAAAGGCTATGGAGAACGGCACCAGCTTTGGTGCACCTACCGGTCTGGAGGTAGAACTAGCAAGAATGATAGTAGATGCCGTACCATCTATCGAATTGGTTCGGATGGTGAGTTCTGGTACCGAAGCTACCATGAGTGCCATTAGACTGGCCAGAGGATACACCAACAGGGATAAAATAATCAAGTTTGAAGGGTGCTATCACGGTCATGTTGACAGTCTTCTGGTTAAAGCAGGATCAGGGGCCACTACCCTAGGCATTCCGGACAGTCCTGGTGTTCCATGGGATTTTGCAAAAAATACCCTGACCCTTACCTTCAATGATTTAGAACCTGTCAAAGAAGTAACAGAAAAAGATGGAGAAAATATAGCAGCCATAATAGTGGAACCTATCCCGGGGAATATGGGGGTTATACAGCCTAAAGCGGGGTTTTTGGAAGGACTCCGAAAACTCTGTGATCAACACGGTATAGTCCTGATATTCGACGAAGTCATTACCGGATTCAGGGTCTCTTTTGGGGGCGCCCAGGAGCTATACAGTGTTTTCCCGGATTTAACCTGTTTGGGAAAGATTGTAGGCGGCGGATTGCCTGTAGGAGCCTTTGGTGGCAAAAAGGAGATTATGGAGAAGATATCCCCCTTGGGGCCAGTCTATCAGGCTGGAACCCTATCTGGCAACCCCCTTGCTATGACAGCAGGGGTTGAGACCTTAAAGATACTCTCTCAGGAGGGGGTATATGAAATCTTAGATGAGAAGGCCAAGATACTGACAGGAGGAATAGAAAATGCCGCAAAAAAAATGGGTATACCTGTCTTCTCCACCAGGATAGGGTCCATGTCCACCCTCTTTTTTTCCGACAGAGAGGTAACAGATTACTCTTCTGCCAAGACAAGTGATACTAAAAGATTCGCACGATATTTCTCAGCAATGCTTGAACAAGGGATTTACCTGGCACCTTCACAGTTCGAAGCGTCCTTCGTGTCCTTGGCACATACTGATGAGGATATAGAGAAGACTATAGAGGTTGCCAGGAAATGCCTATCCTTTATTTCCCCTTAA
- a CDS encoding HAD-IIB family hydrolase, with the protein MNKANLIIFTDLDGTLLDHNTYSFDAAREALDLVREAHIPLILCSSKTRAEIEIWRERLDNNDPFISENGGAIFISNNLGPVKNKHIERDGYRVIKLGIHYPKLIVQFKTLKNRFGNRIRGFSEMDLDEVINLTGLSQREAVLAKQREYTEPFVFDGDENEERELNKSIKNLNLNLTKGGRFFYLLGDNNKGKAVNIIAEMYKEAHTELKTVALGDSFNDLPMLQAADIPVLVQKPGGVYDRQIDLPNLSRAPGAGPIGWNKALLIILSEMI; encoded by the coding sequence ATGAATAAGGCAAATCTTATAATCTTTACGGATCTGGATGGCACGCTGCTGGACCATAATACATATTCCTTCGATGCAGCAAGAGAAGCCCTCGATCTGGTGAGGGAAGCCCATATCCCTCTTATCCTGTGCAGCAGCAAAACGAGGGCAGAGATCGAGATATGGAGGGAAAGGCTGGACAATAATGACCCCTTTATAAGTGAAAATGGTGGTGCTATTTTTATCTCTAATAATTTGGGGCCCGTTAAAAATAAACATATTGAAAGGGACGGGTATCGTGTCATTAAGCTAGGAATACATTACCCGAAATTAATAGTGCAATTTAAAACTTTAAAAAATAGATTTGGAAATAGAATCAGGGGTTTTTCTGAAATGGATCTGGACGAGGTAATAAATTTAACAGGGCTCTCCCAGAGAGAGGCAGTCCTGGCAAAGCAGCGAGAATATACAGAGCCCTTTGTCTTTGATGGTGATGAAAACGAGGAAAGAGAATTAAATAAAAGCATAAAAAATCTGAATTTGAATCTTACGAAAGGTGGACGATTTTTCTATCTATTGGGAGACAACAATAAAGGAAAGGCTGTAAATATTATTGCCGAAATGTATAAAGAAGCTCACACTGAATTAAAAACTGTAGCGCTTGGTGACAGCTTTAATGATCTGCCCATGCTGCAAGCGGCAGATATACCTGTTTTAGTCCAGAAACCAGGGGGCGTATATGACAGGCAAATAGATTTGCCAAACCTTAGCCGTGCCCCCGGAGCAGGACCCATTGGATGGAATAAGGCTTTATTGATTATTTTATCAGAGATGATATAA
- a CDS encoding acyl-CoA dehydratase activase, which translates to MAKSNHIYLGIDIGSVSVNTVVMNKNRDILEEHYTRTMGQPLKTVGKVLTKVLSCIEKDQIVAASLTGTAGKLVAELIGANFVNEIIAQSKSVEYLYPRVKTIVEIGGEDSKLILLDYDKHRKGTRIADFAMNTICAAGTGSFLDQQAHRLGLSIEEFSKLALKSENPPRIAGRCSVFAKTDMIHLQQGAAPDFDIVAGLCYAMARNFKSNIGKGKNFTRPVSFQGGVAANVGMRKAFFDVLELEKAEFIIPRHFASMGAIGSVIATMEGPAKQIPFLGLERLQNYLETHQEKSIGLRPLTLSEESKKGMAEITTKPCASKKEDKVDAFLGIDVGSISTNVVIIDRNKNLLSKRYLMTAGRPIEAIRQGLMEVGEEIGDCVTIRGVGTTGSGRYLTGDFVGADIVRNEITAQATASINIDPDVDTIFEIGGQDSKYISIENSTIVDFEMNKVCAAGTGSFLEEQAEKLGISIREEFGNMALSAPSPVSLGERCTVFMESDLVHHQQRGASKENLVAGLSYSIAINYLNKVVGDRKVGEKIFFQGATAFNRGIVAAFENILGKSIKVPLNNEVTGAIGVAILAMEENKNKESKFKGFDLSDKSYDLSSFECKGCPNMCEIRKLSVKGESPLFYGSRCEKYEVNKEKKEKFDLPDLFAEREDLLLNIHKKNDGLDDTSPVIGIPRILFFHELLPLWKTFFNELGFGVVFTEKSNKKIIHQGVESVVAETCFPIKVSHGHILELIEKGIKRIFLPSIINMKRIHPDIEQSYNCPYVQAFPYTVKSAINFEKHDVQVLQPIINLGIGRSGLEKPLVKMAKELKIPSKKVKMAISKALDVQNNFYSALQARGTEILANLKEEQKAIVIVSRPYNGCDSGINMDLPKKLRDLGVLAIPLDFLPLEDSDLAKAAGHMYWKYGQRFLTAAHIIRNNPNLYALYITNFACGPDSFILHFFRDKLKGKPYLQIEVDEHSADVGAITRLEAFLDTLKNVTGKTKVEKREKTTHTQRKQNKKRNIYIPYMSDHALVLSAAFEACGVPSVVIPESDEETLELGRKLTSGKECYPCILTTGNMVRLLKDPDFNRQSSAFFMPSANGPCRFGQYHRFHRLILDELGYEDVPIYALNQDETIYQELQTIGKKLIGLAWQGIIAVDILEKRLRVTRPYEKNPGETEGVYRHFIQKISDVIRKEGDIFETLKEARAEFDWIELNNPEKRPVIGIVGEIYIRSNNFSNENIALKIESLGGEVWLPPISEWVFYTNFTSKRRSLGNKNYRGFLSTCLTELFQKRVEHRLEAAFDGSIKNLREPSTKQILKWAGPYIDSSFEGEAVLSIGKAVDFYKKGVSGIVNVMPFTCMPGTIVSAILKRYRDNHNYIPVLTMAYDGQENTSTQTRLEAFMYQVHQYQEQMGKK; encoded by the coding sequence ATGGCTAAATCGAATCATATCTATTTAGGTATTGATATAGGTTCAGTGAGTGTCAATACCGTAGTAATGAATAAAAACAGGGATATTCTGGAGGAGCACTACACCAGAACGATGGGGCAACCTTTAAAAACAGTGGGAAAGGTTCTTACAAAAGTTCTTTCCTGCATCGAAAAGGATCAAATAGTGGCTGCTTCCCTCACAGGCACAGCAGGTAAGCTGGTAGCAGAACTCATAGGGGCAAACTTTGTCAATGAGATTATCGCCCAGAGTAAATCTGTAGAGTACCTTTATCCCCGAGTAAAAACAATTGTTGAGATTGGAGGAGAAGATTCTAAACTCATCTTACTTGACTATGATAAGCACCGGAAGGGGACAAGGATCGCAGATTTCGCCATGAATACAATATGCGCCGCTGGTACCGGATCCTTTCTGGACCAACAAGCCCATAGGTTAGGTTTAAGCATTGAAGAGTTTAGCAAATTGGCGCTAAAATCAGAGAATCCTCCCAGGATTGCCGGAAGGTGTAGTGTATTCGCTAAAACCGACATGATTCACTTACAGCAGGGAGCTGCTCCAGACTTCGATATCGTTGCGGGTCTGTGTTATGCTATGGCAAGGAACTTCAAAAGCAATATTGGAAAAGGCAAAAACTTTACCCGCCCTGTCTCATTTCAGGGGGGAGTGGCAGCCAATGTAGGCATGAGAAAGGCATTCTTTGATGTCTTGGAATTAGAGAAAGCGGAGTTTATCATTCCAAGGCATTTTGCATCAATGGGTGCCATCGGCTCTGTGATTGCTACTATGGAAGGCCCGGCTAAACAAATCCCATTTCTGGGTTTAGAAAGGCTTCAGAATTACCTGGAAACCCATCAGGAAAAAAGTATTGGATTACGTCCTCTTACCCTTTCAGAGGAAAGTAAAAAGGGAATGGCAGAGATTACAACCAAACCTTGCGCCTCGAAAAAAGAGGATAAGGTAGATGCTTTTCTGGGTATAGACGTAGGATCAATTAGCACAAACGTGGTGATTATAGATAGAAACAAGAATCTTCTGTCCAAGAGATACCTGATGACCGCTGGTAGACCTATAGAGGCAATAAGACAGGGACTAATGGAAGTTGGAGAAGAAATAGGTGATTGTGTAACTATACGAGGTGTGGGAACTACAGGTTCAGGAAGGTATTTGACAGGGGATTTCGTTGGGGCTGATATCGTAAGGAATGAGATAACCGCCCAAGCTACAGCATCTATTAATATTGATCCAGATGTTGATACAATATTCGAAATTGGTGGCCAGGATTCAAAGTATATTAGCATAGAAAACAGTACCATAGTTGATTTTGAAATGAATAAAGTCTGCGCAGCGGGCACCGGATCCTTTTTGGAGGAACAGGCAGAAAAATTGGGAATCTCCATCAGGGAGGAGTTTGGAAACATGGCTTTAAGTGCTCCATCTCCTGTTTCCCTTGGTGAGAGGTGTACTGTATTTATGGAGTCCGATCTTGTTCACCACCAACAGAGAGGTGCCAGTAAGGAAAATTTAGTTGCAGGGTTAAGCTATTCAATAGCTATAAATTATCTGAATAAGGTAGTAGGAGATAGAAAGGTAGGAGAAAAAATCTTCTTCCAGGGAGCAACGGCATTTAACCGGGGGATAGTGGCCGCCTTTGAAAATATTCTTGGCAAATCCATTAAGGTCCCTTTGAACAACGAGGTTACAGGAGCCATAGGTGTTGCCATTCTGGCTATGGAAGAGAATAAGAATAAGGAAAGTAAATTCAAGGGTTTTGATCTAAGTGATAAAAGTTATGACCTCTCTTCCTTCGAATGTAAGGGGTGCCCGAACATGTGTGAGATAAGAAAGCTCTCCGTCAAAGGAGAGAGCCCCCTTTTTTACGGGAGCAGGTGTGAAAAATATGAAGTGAATAAAGAAAAGAAAGAGAAATTTGACTTGCCAGATCTCTTTGCCGAGAGAGAAGATCTGCTCCTAAATATCCACAAAAAGAATGATGGATTGGATGATACTTCTCCAGTTATAGGCATACCCAGGATACTATTCTTCCATGAGCTGCTTCCTCTATGGAAGACCTTCTTTAATGAGCTGGGATTCGGGGTAGTATTTACTGAAAAAAGCAATAAAAAAATCATCCATCAAGGGGTTGAAAGCGTTGTAGCCGAAACATGTTTTCCAATCAAGGTCTCCCATGGACATATACTGGAGCTAATAGAAAAGGGCATAAAGAGGATATTCCTGCCAAGCATTATTAATATGAAACGAATACATCCAGATATTGAACAAAGTTACAACTGTCCTTATGTCCAGGCATTTCCCTATACTGTGAAATCCGCTATCAACTTTGAAAAACACGATGTACAGGTTCTCCAACCCATAATAAACCTTGGAATAGGGAGGAGTGGATTAGAGAAACCTTTGGTAAAGATGGCAAAGGAGCTAAAGATACCATCTAAGAAGGTCAAGATGGCTATCTCCAAGGCATTAGATGTTCAGAACAATTTCTATTCTGCCCTGCAGGCCAGAGGAACTGAGATTCTGGCCAATCTCAAAGAAGAACAGAAGGCAATAGTCATTGTAAGTCGGCCATACAACGGATGTGATTCCGGCATCAACATGGACTTACCCAAGAAACTGAGAGATTTGGGCGTTCTTGCAATCCCCCTTGATTTCCTGCCCTTAGAAGATAGTGACCTGGCAAAGGCAGCGGGACATATGTACTGGAAGTATGGACAGAGGTTTTTGACCGCTGCCCATATAATAAGGAATAATCCAAATCTATACGCCCTGTATATCACCAATTTTGCCTGCGGGCCAGACTCCTTTATATTACATTTCTTCAGGGATAAATTAAAAGGAAAACCATACCTTCAGATAGAGGTAGACGAACACAGTGCAGATGTTGGAGCTATTACCCGTTTAGAGGCATTCCTTGATACTCTGAAGAACGTTACCGGGAAAACAAAAGTTGAAAAAAGGGAAAAGACCACCCATACCCAAAGGAAACAAAACAAGAAAAGAAATATTTACATTCCCTATATGTCTGATCATGCCCTTGTCCTCTCTGCCGCCTTTGAAGCATGTGGCGTACCTTCGGTAGTAATACCGGAATCCGATGAAGAAACCCTGGAGTTGGGAAGAAAATTAACCTCTGGCAAAGAATGTTATCCCTGTATACTGACTACAGGCAACATGGTAAGGCTATTAAAAGACCCTGATTTTAATCGTCAAAGCTCTGCTTTCTTTATGCCATCTGCTAACGGGCCGTGCCGTTTTGGACAGTATCATCGTTTTCACCGCTTGATCCTTGATGAGCTGGGATATGAAGATGTGCCCATATATGCCCTCAATCAAGATGAAACCATTTATCAGGAATTGCAAACTATCGGGAAGAAGCTTATTGGGCTGGCATGGCAGGGCATAATAGCTGTTGATATTCTCGAGAAAAGGCTCAGGGTTACAAGACCATACGAGAAAAATCCGGGGGAAACAGAAGGTGTCTATCGTCATTTCATACAAAAAATCTCTGACGTTATAAGAAAAGAAGGGGACATCTTTGAAACCCTGAAGGAAGCGCGGGCAGAGTTTGACTGGATAGAGTTAAATAATCCAGAAAAAAGACCTGTAATTGGGATAGTGGGAGAGATTTATATCCGTTCAAACAATTTCAGTAATGAAAATATCGCCTTAAAGATTGAAAGTCTTGGTGGAGAGGTATGGCTTCCCCCCATCTCCGAATGGGTATTCTATACTAATTTCACATCAAAGAGGAGGAGCCTTGGTAATAAGAATTATAGGGGTTTCCTTAGCACCTGCCTGACAGAACTCTTTCAAAAACGCGTCGAACACAGATTAGAAGCGGCTTTTGACGGCTCGATAAAGAACCTCAGAGAACCGAGCACAAAGCAAATATTAAAATGGGCAGGACCCTATATTGATTCCTCTTTTGAGGGGGAAGCAGTCTTAAGTATAGGAAAGGCAGTGGACTTTTATAAAAAGGGGGTAAGTGGTATTGTAAATGTAATGCCCTTTACCTGTATGCCCGGCACCATCGTTAGCGCTATACTCAAGCGATATCGAGATAACCATAACTATATCCCTGTCCTTACTATGGCATATGATGGGCAAGAAAATACCAGTACCCAGACAAGACTAGAAGCGTTCATGTATCAGGTTCACCAGTATCAGGAACAGATGGGAAAAAAATAG
- the ahbB gene encoding siroheme decarboxylase subunit beta, with the protein MSLTDLDKKIIREIQKDLPITPRPYLDIAEKLGIPEENLLKKVQELIDKGYIRRFGATLRHRKVGINANAMAVWAVPDKDVERVGKIMASFKEVTHCYERHTIPEWNGNLFTMIHAKTREGCLKIVKGLSEKTGVKDYELLFSTEEFKKTSMEYF; encoded by the coding sequence ATGTCCTTGACCGACCTGGATAAAAAGATAATTAGGGAGATTCAAAAGGACTTACCCATAACCCCACGCCCTTACCTGGACATTGCTGAGAAGCTCGGCATACCAGAAGAAAATCTGCTAAAAAAGGTCCAGGAGTTAATAGATAAAGGCTATATAAGACGCTTTGGTGCCACCCTCAGGCACAGAAAAGTAGGCATTAATGCTAATGCCATGGCAGTCTGGGCAGTTCCGGATAAGGATGTGGAAAGAGTAGGAAAGATAATGGCATCCTTTAAGGAGGTAACCCACTGTTATGAAAGACACACTATACCAGAATGGAATGGCAACCTTTTTACCATGATTCATGCAAAAACAAGAGAAGGGTGTCTAAAAATAGTGAAGGGGTTATCAGAGAAAACAGGGGTCAAAGATTACGAACTTCTATTTAGCACTGAGGAGTTCAAGAAAACGAGCATGGAATATTTTTGA
- the eno gene encoding phosphopyruvate hydratase: protein MSKIADIHARQILDSRGNPTVEVDVILESGVMGRACVPSGASTGEREAIELRDGNKKEFLGKGVSKAVNNVNKTIRSEVIGLDAINQKLIDRRLIELDGTENKKTLGANAILGVSLAVAKAAAALLCLPLYQYLGGVNAKVLPVPMMNILNGGAHADNNVDIQEFMIMPLGAESFSHALKMGVEIFHNLKTTLKGKGYNTAVGDEGGFAPNLNSNEEAIEVILESIGKAGYKAGKDVYIALDSAASSFYKDGKYILGAEKEPEKSSEDMVSFYTALVEKYPIISIEDGLAENDWDGWRLLTERLGNRIQIVGDDIFVTNTKIFKKGIEKGIANSILIKVNQIGTLTETMDAIEMAKRARYTAIVSHRSGETEDTTIADLVVACNTGQIKTGSVSRTDRVAKYNQLIRIEEELGQEAVFSGKEVLYNL, encoded by the coding sequence ATGAGTAAAATAGCGGATATTCATGCCAGACAGATCCTTGATTCTAGGGGGAACCCAACCGTAGAGGTAGATGTGATCCTCGAAAGTGGCGTTATGGGAAGGGCATGTGTTCCTTCCGGCGCATCTACAGGAGAAAGGGAAGCTATTGAACTCCGGGATGGAAACAAAAAAGAGTTTCTAGGCAAAGGGGTCAGCAAGGCGGTTAATAATGTGAATAAAACAATTCGTTCTGAGGTTATTGGGTTGGATGCCATAAATCAGAAACTCATAGACCGAAGGCTTATCGAACTGGACGGCACTGAAAATAAGAAGACGCTCGGTGCCAATGCAATTCTGGGCGTCTCCCTGGCGGTAGCCAAGGCAGCCGCTGCACTACTCTGTCTCCCCTTATATCAATATCTTGGGGGAGTAAATGCTAAAGTTTTGCCTGTACCTATGATGAATATCCTAAATGGTGGGGCACACGCCGACAACAATGTAGATATCCAAGAATTTATGATAATGCCTCTTGGGGCAGAGTCATTCAGCCACGCCTTAAAGATGGGAGTAGAGATATTCCACAATCTTAAGACTACCCTCAAGGGCAAAGGGTACAACACTGCGGTGGGAGACGAAGGAGGGTTTGCGCCAAACCTTAACTCTAACGAAGAGGCTATAGAGGTGATTCTGGAAAGTATCGGAAAGGCTGGGTATAAAGCTGGAAAAGATGTATACATAGCTCTGGATTCTGCTGCCAGTTCTTTTTACAAAGATGGTAAATACATACTGGGAGCTGAAAAAGAACCTGAGAAGTCATCAGAGGATATGGTAAGTTTTTACACAGCTTTGGTTGAAAAATACCCGATAATATCCATTGAAGACGGTCTGGCTGAAAACGACTGGGATGGATGGAGGCTTCTTACAGAACGCCTTGGGAACAGAATACAGATTGTAGGCGACGATATATTTGTAACCAACACAAAGATATTTAAAAAAGGCATCGAGAAGGGCATTGCAAATTCAATCCTGATAAAGGTGAATCAGATAGGAACCTTAACAGAAACAATGGATGCTATTGAAATGGCAAAGAGGGCACGGTATACTGCCATTGTCTCTCACAGGTCTGGCGAGACTGAGGATACAACCATTGCAGATCTGGTAGTTGCCTGTAATACCGGGCAGATCAAGACAGGATCGGTCTCAAGAACAGATAGAGTAGCCAAGTACAACCAGTTAATCAGGATAGAGGAGGAACTGGGGCAAGAGGCTGTATTTAGCGGTAAAGAGGTTTTATACAACCTTTAA
- the rsmI gene encoding 16S rRNA (cytidine(1402)-2'-O)-methyltransferase: protein MYIVATPIGNLEDITLRALRTLKEVDLIAAEDTRRTRILLSHYSIKTPLTSYYEYNKLIKGKKLIDRLEIGENIALVSDAGTPGISDPGYHLIKLALQGSIPVIPIPGVSALIAALSVSGLSTDSFVFQGFLPNKITARKRFIEKIVGEKRTLVFYESPNRLRATLQDLLEICGNREIVVTRELTKVFEEVIRGEITHVLTALKGRQIKGEITLLVSGKKDTSSVNDIPTSKLLEDYQKRYDLPMKDLIKMISDEKGISKREVYQESLKLKKEKTVCVTDN, encoded by the coding sequence TTGTACATCGTTGCTACCCCCATAGGCAATCTGGAGGATATTACCCTTAGGGCTTTGCGTACCCTAAAGGAAGTTGATCTCATTGCCGCTGAAGATACAAGAAGGACAAGGATTCTGCTTAGCCATTACAGTATTAAAACTCCTTTAACCAGCTATTATGAATACAATAAACTCATTAAAGGTAAAAAACTCATAGACAGGCTGGAGATCGGAGAGAATATAGCTCTTGTCTCAGATGCCGGCACTCCTGGTATTTCGGATCCTGGTTATCACCTCATTAAACTCGCCCTCCAAGGCTCAATTCCTGTCATCCCTATTCCAGGAGTATCAGCTCTGATTGCTGCACTTAGCGTCTCAGGGCTCTCTACAGACAGTTTTGTATTCCAGGGCTTTCTGCCGAACAAAATCACGGCAAGAAAGAGGTTTATTGAAAAGATAGTAGGAGAAAAAAGGACTCTTGTCTTCTATGAATCACCTAACAGGTTACGGGCTACCCTCCAGGACTTGCTGGAGATATGCGGCAATAGGGAAATCGTTGTTACCAGGGAACTGACCAAGGTCTTTGAAGAGGTGATAAGAGGGGAAATAACCCATGTCTTAACCGCTTTAAAGGGACGGCAAATTAAGGGAGAAATTACCCTGTTGGTATCGGGAAAGAAGGACACTAGCAGTGTAAACGATATCCCGACATCTAAACTCTTAGAGGATTATCAAAAGAGATATGATTTACCTATGAAGGACTTGATCAAGATGATTTCAGATGAGAAGGGCATCTCAAAAAGGGAAGTCTATCAGGAAAGTCTGAAACTGAAAAAGGAAAAAACTGTTTGCGTAACAGACAACTAA